From the genome of Croceibacterium atlanticum:
CGGGCGATGCCGCTTCCGAAGCCGCAGCCGACGCAGAAGCCGCAGCAGAGCAGGCAACTCAGGCAGCCGAAGAAAACATGCAGTAATGGGCGGCAACCAGCCCATCCGGGCGGGCGGGGCAAAGGCCCTGCCCGCTTTCTGCACCGCATTTGCGCTGGCCCTGATGCTGGCCGCCTGCGGTGGAAGCGATACCGATCCCGGCCCGGGCGGCGTTACCGTGGGGGAAGCCCGCGCGCTGGATGAAGCGGCCCAGATGCTGGACGAACAAAGGCTGCCCCCAGGGGCTGTGGGCGAATCGGACGAAGCCACGCCTGCGCCAGAAGCCGCCGCCGAAGAGGCAGAATAAGGCCCGGTTTGTCCGGAACATCAGGCCATGGTATAAGTTTCACTTGTAACCATGGCTGCCACCATCGAACCGGAAAGTGATTTTTCCGCCCTGCCCGATCCGGGCGAGGGTGTGTTTACTGCGCCGCTCAAACGGCCGGCACATGTGGGCGAGGATTGGCTGGAGCCGGCCCAGACCGATTATTCCGCCGAAGACGACAAGATCTGGGATGAATTGTTCGCGCGGCAGATGGAAATTCTGCCCGGTCGTGCCTGCACCGCTTTCATGCAGGGGCTGGACAAGCTGGATCTGGGCCGGGGCGGCGTGCCCGATTTCGGCCGCCTGTCCGAAGAGCTCGGCAGGCAGACAGGGTGGAGCGTCGTGCCCGTGCCGATGCTGATCCCCGATCACGTATTCTTCTGGCATCTGGCCAATCGCCGTTTTCCGGCGGGCAATTTCATCCGCACCCGTGAAACATTCGATTACATTCAGGAACCGGATGTTTTCCACGACGTGTTCGGCCATGTGCCGATGCTGACGGACCCGGTCTTCGCCGATTACATGCAGGCCTATGGCCGGGCCGGGTGGAAGGCCATGCGGTATAACCGGCTCAAGGCGCTGGGCGCGCTCTACTGGTACACGGTGGAATTCGGCCTGATCAGGGAAGCGGACGGGCTGCGGATTTATGGTGCGGGCATATTGTCCGGCCCGCGCGAGGCGGTGTTTGCGCTGGAAGGCGAATCACCCAACCGGATCATGCTGGCCGTGGACCGGGTGATGCGGACCGATTACGTGATCGACGATCTGCAGCCGACCTATTTCGTGATCGAAAGCTTCGAAGATCTCTATCACCAGACGGTGGAACGCGATTTCGACCAGCTCTATCGCAATCTCGGGCCGGGCTTCACTTATGCCAATGCCGCCGTTCTGGACATCGACAATCTGCTGCACCGGGGCACGCAGGAATATCATCTGCGCGGTGGGCGCGGATCGGGGGCGGCGCCCGTCTGAACCGGCAAAAAAGAAAGGCCGGCCCCAGGGTATCCCCGGGACCGGCCTTTCCTAACCGTTTCAGCGAAAAGCTTATTCGGCCGCAGCTTCGGTTTCTTCAGCCGCCGGTTCTTCGGTGGCTTCTTCCGTCGCCACGTCGGCTTCTTCAGCCATCGGCTCTTCCATGGCCGGTTCTTCCATCATGGGCTCTTCCATGGCGGCTTCTTCGACCGGAGCGGCTTCTTCTTCCGCACCGCCGCAAGCGGCCAGACCCAGACCAAGAACGGTTGCCGAGGCGAACGCGATAAGCTTCTTCATTGGTACTTCCCCTTCGTGAATTTGGGGCGGTTTACTTGCAGTCCCACCCCGGTTGAACGCTCAAAAAAAGCGGCCCTACCCCCCCATCACCGCTGCTCGTGCAACGCAACAGGTGAAGTGTAAATAGCAGCAGAACCGAACTGGGCAAACAGATCAAGTGGCTCGTTACACCATTCGCCACATTTTCGGACGCTGCCGGACATGCCGGGCCGCAGCCAAGTCAAGCCACGCTGCCCGGCACATGGCAAATCACCAGATACGGACGCGATCTTCCGGCGCCAGATACAGATCGTCACCCGGTTCCACCTTGAACGCTTCGTACCAGGCATCCTGGTTGCGTACTGCGCCATTGGTGCGGAATTCTTCCGGGCTGTGCGGATCGGTCATCAGGCGCTGGCGGCCCGCCGCTTCGCGCTGTGCGGAACGCCATACCTGCGCCCATGCCAGGAAGAAGCGCTGATCGCCGGTCAGCCCGTCAATCACCGGGGCTTCCTTCCCGTCCAGCGACATGCGGTAAGCGCGATAGGCAAGGCTGAGCCCGCCATTGTCGCCGATATTTTCGCCCAGGGTGAAGCGGCCATTCACACAGGTATCGCCATTATCATAAGGGCAATAGGCATCATATTGTGCCGCCAGCTTGTCGCCCAGTTCGGTAAACTGCGCGAGATCGGCAGGCTGCCACCAATTGCGCAGCGTGCCCGTGGCATCGCTCTTGGCGCCCTGATCGTCGAAACCGTGGCCCATTTCGTGGCCGATCACCGCACCGATACCGCCGTAATTCACCGCCGGATCGGCGTCCGGGTTGAAGAAGGGCGGTTGCAGGATCGCGGCCGGGAACACGATTTCGTTGAAGACCGGGTTGTAATAGGCGTTCACCGTCTGCGGCAACATGCCCCATTCGCTGCGATCGACCGGCTGACCCAGCTTGGAGCGGTTGTCCTCGATGGCCCATTCGGTTGCGCGGATACGGTTGCCCAGCGCGTCCCCCGCCTTGATCTCCAGCCCGTCATAGGTTTCAAACTCGTCGGGATAGCCGATCTTGGGGTTGAACGAATCGAGCTTGGCGATGGCCTGCTCTTTCGTTTCCGGCGTCATCCAGTCGTTTTCTTCGATGCTGACGGCCAAGGCCTTGCGCAGGTTCTTCACCAGCGCATCCATCGCCGCCTTGCTCTCCGGCGGGAAATACCGCTCCACATACAGCGCGCCGAGCTGTTCACCCAGCTGGCTTTCGGCGGCGGCAATCGCGCGCTTCCAGCGCGGGCGCTGTTCTTCCTGCCCGTTCAGGAACTTGCCGTAGAATGCGAAATTCGCATCGTCGAATTCACTGGGCAGGACGGAAGCATGGGCGCTGAGGAATTGCGCGGCCATATAGGCTTTCAGCGTCGCCAGCGGGGTTGCGCTGACCAGCTTCATCATCGCTGGCGTCCCGCCGCCGATCCCTTCCAGGGTTTCACGCGACAGTTCCAGCTCGGCCGCTTCCTCCTCGCCGGGCGGAATCTGCGGGGCGAGGAACTGCCCCTGATCGGAAAAGCCCGCCGCATCCAGCAGAAGCGCGGTCGGGAATTCCGGAGCCAGCGCCAGGAGATCATCCCGGGTCAGCTTGTTATAGGTGATGTCCCGGTTGCGCAGGGCCGTGCGGTCCCATTCCAGCTGCGCCACCTTGTGTTCGAAGGCATAAACCGATTCCGCGGCGGCAGCCGGGTCCTGATACCCGGCCTTGCCCAGCAGGAACGTCAGATATTCCTTGTAGCGCTGACGGATTTCAAGGTTCCGCTCATTATCCACCAGGTAATAATCGCGATCGGGCAAGCCCATGCCGTCAAAGCCGATGCTGACAATATAGCTGTCGGGATCCTTGGAATCGACCGTGACCCCAGCAGAAATCAGCGAAGGCAGGCCCGCTTTGGGGAATATGCGGACCAGCGCGTTCAGATCCTGCGCCGCGAAGATTTCCGCCAGATAGGGCTGCGCCGGGGCAAGGCCCGCCGCGTCAATCGCATCCGTATCCAGATAGGACTGATAGGCATCGACGATACGGCGGCCCGCAGTGCCGGGCGCCGGGTCCTGCTTCACCAGATCGGACACCAGCGCCTCGACATCGGCAGTCGATTTCTCGCGCAATATGTTGAAGGCCCCGAACCGCGTGAATTCGGCAGGGATCGGATTTTCGCGAACCCATTTGCCATTGGCATAGGCGAAGAAATCGTCGCCCGGATCCACCTGCTGATCAATCTCGGCCGGGTCGAATCCCCAGGTGCCGAAATCCATGGTCGGGGTGGGAATGCGCTCCTCTTCCTGCGCATAAGCGGGAATGGCAATGGCAAGAGCGGCGGCGGAAACGCCTGCAGCAAGCATTTTGCGGATCATGCGGGAACCTTTCGTCGAGAATTCGCAGGCGCCCGAGGACCGGACGCAATTGGAAAGCGACCTGATAACAGCCCTTTGCCTCCGCCCGGAGCTGTTGGTCGGTTTCATTTGAGACTTTGTCGATTAACCGACAATGGCCGGCTGCCTCAAGCCCCCTTGTCGGAGCTGGTCAGGCGGCGGCGATATCGTCGAACTGCAAGGCCGCCAGCCTTGCATACAGTCCGCCATCGCCGATCAGCTGGGCATGATTGCCCTGTTCGACGATCCGCCCGCCTTCCATCACGATGATCCGATCCGCCGCCCGCACCGTGGCAAGCCGGTGGGCGATGACCAGCGTCGTGCGCCCTTGCATCAGCCGTTCCAGCGCCTGCTGCACCAGCCGTTCGCTTTCGGCATCGAGCGCGCTGGTCGCTTCATCCAGCAGCAGGATCGGCGCATCGCGCAGCAGGGCACGGGCAATCGCCACGCGCTGCCTTTGCCCGCCGGAAAGGCGCGCCCCGCCTTCGCCCAGGAAAGTGTCCAGCCCCTGCGGCAGGTCCGACAGGAAGCTTTCCGCATTGGCGGCGCGGGCGGCTTCCCAGATGGCTTCCTCGCTCGCATCCCATGCGCCGTAACGCAGATTGTCGCGCGCACTGGCGGCGAACAAAGTGCCTTCCTGCGGGACCAGCGCCATGCGGCGGCGGATATCGGCAGGATCCGCCTGCACCAGTGGCACACCATCCATGCGCACAGTGCCGACCTGCGGATCGTAGAACCGTTCCGCCAGCTGGAAGATGGTGGATTTGCCCGCGCCTGACGGGCCGACAATCGCCACCGTTTCCCCCGGTTCGATGGTCAGGCTGAAATCGGAAATGGCCGGCGTATCGGGGCGCGTGGGATAGCGGAAGGTCACGTTCTGGAAAGACAAGGCGCCGCGCGGCGGGGATGGCAGGGCCTGCGGACGTTCCGGCGCGGCGATGGCCGGCTTTTCCTGCAGCAATTCGCCCAGTCGGCTGGCGGAACCGGCGCCGCGCAGCAAATCGCCATACACTTCCGTCAGCGAGCCGAAGGCGCCTGCCACCAGCACGCCCGTCAGCACGAAAGCCGCGATAGTTCCGCCCGTCAGCGCGCCTTCGGACACCTGCACCGCACCGCGCCACATAACGGCGGTGATCGATCCGAAAATGCAGCAGATGGCCACGCCCGTCATGATTGCGCGGATCAGGATCCGGCGGCGCGCAGTGGTGAAGGCCTGCTCCACCGCATTGGCAAACCGGGCGCTCTCTCGCTGTTCCTGGTTGAAGCCCTGAACGATCTTCATCGCCCCCAGCACTTCGGTGACCTGTCCGCCGATATCGGCAATCCGGTCCTGCGTTTCGCGCGAGATTGCGCGCACGCGCCGCCCGAAAAAGATGATCGGCAGCAGCACCAGCGGAACGGCAACCACCATCAGCAGGGTCAGATGCGGCGCGAGATAGATCAGATAAGCCGTGCCGCCGATCGCCATGATCGCATTGCGCAGGGCCACCGAAACCGTGCTGCCCACCACATGTTCGATCTGCGCCGTATCCGCCGTCATGCGCGAGGATATTTCCTTGGGGCTGTTTTCCTCGAAAAATCCCGGTGACAGGCGCAGGAGGTTTGTCTGCACGGCCAGCCGGATATCGGCCACGACACGTTCGCCCAGAAGGGTCACGAAATAATACCGGCACGCCGTCCCCGCCGCGAGCACGACCACGATGATGAAAAGGTAACGGAACCAGCGCCCGATTTCGCCCGGATCGGATCC
Proteins encoded in this window:
- the phhA gene encoding phenylalanine 4-monooxygenase, giving the protein MAATIEPESDFSALPDPGEGVFTAPLKRPAHVGEDWLEPAQTDYSAEDDKIWDELFARQMEILPGRACTAFMQGLDKLDLGRGGVPDFGRLSEELGRQTGWSVVPVPMLIPDHVFFWHLANRRFPAGNFIRTRETFDYIQEPDVFHDVFGHVPMLTDPVFADYMQAYGRAGWKAMRYNRLKALGALYWYTVEFGLIREADGLRIYGAGILSGPREAVFALEGESPNRIMLAVDRVMRTDYVIDDLQPTYFVIESFEDLYHQTVERDFDQLYRNLGPGFTYANAAVLDIDNLLHRGTQEYHLRGGRGSGAAPV
- a CDS encoding M13 family metallopeptidase, translated to MIRKMLAAGVSAAALAIAIPAYAQEEERIPTPTMDFGTWGFDPAEIDQQVDPGDDFFAYANGKWVRENPIPAEFTRFGAFNILREKSTADVEALVSDLVKQDPAPGTAGRRIVDAYQSYLDTDAIDAAGLAPAQPYLAEIFAAQDLNALVRIFPKAGLPSLISAGVTVDSKDPDSYIVSIGFDGMGLPDRDYYLVDNERNLEIRQRYKEYLTFLLGKAGYQDPAAAAESVYAFEHKVAQLEWDRTALRNRDITYNKLTRDDLLALAPEFPTALLLDAAGFSDQGQFLAPQIPPGEEEAAELELSRETLEGIGGGTPAMMKLVSATPLATLKAYMAAQFLSAHASVLPSEFDDANFAFYGKFLNGQEEQRPRWKRAIAAAESQLGEQLGALYVERYFPPESKAAMDALVKNLRKALAVSIEENDWMTPETKEQAIAKLDSFNPKIGYPDEFETYDGLEIKAGDALGNRIRATEWAIEDNRSKLGQPVDRSEWGMLPQTVNAYYNPVFNEIVFPAAILQPPFFNPDADPAVNYGGIGAVIGHEMGHGFDDQGAKSDATGTLRNWWQPADLAQFTELGDKLAAQYDAYCPYDNGDTCVNGRFTLGENIGDNGGLSLAYRAYRMSLDGKEAPVIDGLTGDQRFFLAWAQVWRSAQREAAGRQRLMTDPHSPEEFRTNGAVRNQDAWYEAFKVEPGDDLYLAPEDRVRIW
- a CDS encoding ABC transporter transmembrane domain-containing protein — its product is MARTPSKQDVEPAENLGPLSMIIRAAGRYPALVALALLALVVTAGATLAIPAGFRMIIDRGFAEGSDPGEIGRWFRYLFIIVVVLAAGTACRYYFVTLLGERVVADIRLAVQTNLLRLSPGFFEENSPKEISSRMTADTAQIEHVVGSTVSVALRNAIMAIGGTAYLIYLAPHLTLLMVVAVPLVLLPIIFFGRRVRAISRETQDRIADIGGQVTEVLGAMKIVQGFNQEQRESARFANAVEQAFTTARRRILIRAIMTGVAICCIFGSITAVMWRGAVQVSEGALTGGTIAAFVLTGVLVAGAFGSLTEVYGDLLRGAGSASRLGELLQEKPAIAAPERPQALPSPPRGALSFQNVTFRYPTRPDTPAISDFSLTIEPGETVAIVGPSGAGKSTIFQLAERFYDPQVGTVRMDGVPLVQADPADIRRRMALVPQEGTLFAASARDNLRYGAWDASEEAIWEAARAANAESFLSDLPQGLDTFLGEGGARLSGGQRQRVAIARALLRDAPILLLDEATSALDAESERLVQQALERLMQGRTTLVIAHRLATVRAADRIIVMEGGRIVEQGNHAQLIGDGGLYARLAALQFDDIAAA